The sequence GAATGACATATTTTCTTGGCTCATCCTTAATCTCCTAGGGATCTAGGaagaaaaatttagttgttttatcTACTATTGAAGCTGAATATATTATTGTTACTTTTTGTCGTGCACAATTATTATGGATCAAGcagcaattgaaagattttggtattttatcaaacactatcCCTCTACTGTGTGACAACACAAGTTCTATAAACATGGCTAAGAATCTTATGCAACACAAGAGGACtaagcacattgatgtgagaCATCATTTCCTTAGAGTCAATATTGAGAAATGGTCAATCTGCATAAAGTTTTGCAAGATCGAGGATCAGATAGCGGATATCTTTACTAAAGCAATTCACAAAGAACAGTTTGTGAAGAACAGGCTAAAGTTAAGCCTAATCAAAATGACCTAACCTACCATGTGAATCAGTAGTTCTCCATAAAATTAACTATGATTAGGATACAGCTATCCTTTGTGAAGTATGTAGTTGTTAGTCAAATTCGGTATCATACCTTTGTATGTATGCACCCATGGGAACAGTTTTGGAAGAAAACAGATTAAGTAtgcaaaaatttgataaattactCAAAGAAAGAGAGGGATCTGGTctcatctctcaggttagtatcatgaatgtgcatatttttcttcttgttttattAGAAAAGTCCACACCCTCTCTCTCCATGTTATTAAACCTATCTTGTGCAAGATTGAAATCAAATTCATCTTTGGAGTAACTCCATGGACCCTACCCAACTCAACTATCCTAATATCCAAAGACAAATCCTTTCTTAACTTCTCCTTCCAATGAAGATTTATTTATGAAACTACATTATTCCTTTGATAGTATGGAAGAAAGTTTGGATGGTGCATGAAACAAAATAACATCCTGAAAATAAAAGCATCTGTGTGAATTTCAGAGATCCTATGAAAAGGCATCAGATTTCTGAGGGGCCTGGTCCCAAGAAGAAGAGAATGTCTGATGATGAACCTAGTGGAGcttgtaaaataagaaaaaacaaaaagaaaaatgttagaaaatatagaaatttggTGAGTGCTTgtgcaaaattagaaaataaactcAAGATGAAGGGTACAAGTCTAACCAATGAGGCTTCTAAGCTTGAATTGTTATACTATTCTAAGATGACCTTACTTCTCCAAACCTTCTCCCAAAATCCTCCACTTTTTTCTCCAACATCTGTGGCTTTTTCTGTGGAACTTGAAATGTAATTCTTGCACTAAAATAATACATAATCTGTTAAACATGAATGAGATCTTGCTTTTGTGCTCTTTATCTGTTTCTGtccaactgaagcagacatgtcataaatatctattttactttttaaaaaaatattattaattttgtaatatataaatgacttataataactaattagggatgatataataaaattacggagcaaATAACTGAAACACGCAGTTGAAGTAGACATGTTAACAGTCAGCTGCCTGCTTTTCAAAAGGGAAACTTCTATTAATGAAGGTTTCTGTTAAGTCGTATGTATGCATAGGAAATAAGAACAGAAGGCTGCCATATTCTGCAAGGCACATATATGGTGGTCACCACTTTGTGTTAGTCTTAAATTGTTAATTTGCCTTGACCATTAATCTGACCTTTTTATTCAGGTTGACAATATTGTTAGAGACAAGATTAAGTAATTAAAGATGTgcctttttttaacaaattaagtcattatgAGATGATTCACACAATTTGATAAGGTATTAGATTATATAGAAATTTTGTGTAAGAATTTTACCACCATTAATTATCAAAAAGGGTTATTTGAACGTGCTCATTGAAAATTAGATTCACTCACAAAAGAACATGTTGAAAACATAAAAGAATACTCATTAAAAGTATGTAATCTctaacaatttaaatttttaaatgacaTAATCACACAATTTAACGTACATCTTTTAGAGGGAGTATATTTATTCATACCTTCTTGGTCAGAGGGAGTATATTTATTCATACCTTCTTGgaccattatttttttcatgtatcaTATATATACAGTAAGTCATACTGGCTATTAGGAAATGAGTAGATATGACTAATTTATAcattctttcttttaaattatgtGACACTGTTTAGATTTGAAAAGTCAAACCTTttagtttttgactaaatttatgCATGAAAAACTGGGGGATTAGGGTGGCACATGGTGGATTAAGGTCATGTCCTGTGGGTCCTAGAGGGCTGGGGGTGGGTGCAGGGGCTGATGTTGGGTTAGGTCCGAGATGTGGAGTGCGAGGTATTAAGGGAGGGGATAAAGGAGTTGATAGTTTGAGAGTTGGGTCGTGGAACATTGGGACCTTGCAGGGTAAGTCGATAGAGCTGGTtaagattcttaagaagagaaagattaatattgtgtgtgtccaggagaccaagtgggtaggttcCAAGGCTAAGGATGTAGATAGGTTCAAGTTGTGGTATTCAGGTAGTGATAGGCGTAGGAATAACGTAGGTATCTTAGTGGACGAGGAGCTTCggggcaggtagtggaggttaaaagggtcaatgaTAGGGTTATGACTATCAAGTTGGTCTTGGGGGGGTTTACTTTGAACACCTGCAGTGTGTATACGCCTCAAGTGGGCCTAGgcgaggaggagaagaagaatttTTGGGAGGTCTTGGATGAGGTGgttagaggcgtgcctagttcggagaagattttTATAGAAGGGGATTTCAATAGGCATATTGGGTATTTGCTGTTAGGGTACGATGATGTGCATGGGGGCTTTGGGTTCGGGTTTAGAAATGATGAGGGAGATGCTCTTTTGGATTTTGCAAGGGCCTTTAGGTTGGTGGTTGTGAATTCCAGCTTTTCGAAGAAGGAAGAGCACTTGGTTACTTTTCGGGATAAGGTAGCCAAGACTCAAATTGACTTCTTGCTACTTAGGAAGGGGGGTAGATCTTTGTGTAGGGATTATAAGGTAATTTCGAGCGAGAATCTTGCTACCCAGCACAGACTTCTAGTGATGGACCTGGTTATCAAGAAGGGCAAGATGAAGTG comes from Capsicum annuum cultivar UCD-10X-F1 unplaced genomic scaffold, UCD10Xv1.1 ctg2447, whole genome shotgun sequence and encodes:
- the LOC107874374 gene encoding craniofacial development protein 2-like → MTIKLVLGGFTLNTCSVYTPQVGLGEEEKKNFWEVLDEVVRGVPSSEKIFIEGDFNRHIGYLLLGYDDVHGGFGFGFRNDEGDALLDFARAFRLVVVNSSFSKKEEHLVTFRDKVAKTQIDFLLLRKGGRSLCRDYKVISSENLATQHRLLVMDLVIKKGKMKWGGKGRSRVRWGNLSSVSAIEIEAKLKGMRVWEHRED